TGATTGGTATGTATCTGACCCGCAACCGCCGCCTGCTCATTGCCCAGCAGGAAGCAGGCACCTTTTTACAGCAGGAAAAAGAGCGCACCGACGACATCATCACCTCCATCAGTGATGGATTGTTGGTCACCGATAGTGATGGTCGTGTCGAACTGGTAAATCCGGCTGCGGAAGAGCTTCTGGATATCCCGGCAGCAAACCTGATCGGCCAGACTCTGACCGCCATTTTGCAACAGGCCAGCGTCGAGGATCACAGCAATTTTCTTAAGCCCGGCAACATTGGTCACAGCGCTCAGATCAAACTCAACACCCAAGATGGCAGTTTACGCACCGTTCATGCACGCACTGCAGCGGTCCACAACGATCAACGTTGCAGTGGCGAAATCGTCCTGCTGCTCCACGACAATACCGAAGAACACCGTATCGACCGGATGAAATCGGAGTTTCTCTCCACGGCAACACACAATCTGAAAACACCGATCACTGCGATTACCGGCTATTCGGAACTGCTGATGAGCCAGGACCAGTTATCCAACGATGAGCAACAGGAATTTCTCGCTTACATTCACGACAAAGCCTGGCAACTCAACAAGCTGATCGACAACCTTCTCGACATCAGCCGGGTTGAGTCGGGTCGTGAGGTTCGCTTGGAAAAGAGCGACGTTAAAGCCCAGACCCTCATCAACGAGATTGAAGCCTTTTGTGACAGCCAGCAAACCCGCTGTGAATTCCACGACCAGTTCGAGCAAACCGACAGTTTACTGTATATTGATCTGTCCAAAATCG
The nucleotide sequence above comes from Desulfuromonas acetoxidans DSM 684. Encoded proteins:
- a CDS encoding sensor histidine kinase, giving the protein MHPIFDIIKVLASFLVGAITLSFLSFTQKTVVGYPHLILGYAIPALVGGLVGATLFILYRRTILLTGNTSSALHSFSRVELTYSILSGSVTLCLFSAIQKAMAGYPMKPAGFTVPVLFGGLSGALIGMYLTRNRRLLIAQQEAGTFLQQEKERTDDIITSISDGLLVTDSDGRVELVNPAAEELLDIPAANLIGQTLTAILQQASVEDHSNFLKPGNIGHSAQIKLNTQDGSLRTVHARTAAVHNDQRCSGEIVLLLHDNTEEHRIDRMKSEFLSTATHNLKTPITAITGYSELLMSQDQLSNDEQQEFLAYIHDKAWQLNKLIDNLLDISRVESGREVRLEKSDVKAQTLINEIEAFCDSQQTRCEFHDQFEQTDSLLYIDLSKIVLVMENLISNAIKFSPGGGRISLTGNKTGNSYEIKITDEGIGMSDDECCQVFDRFYRADVSESAPQGFGLGLTLVKQLVEAHGGEVHVHSIPRQGTTVSFQLPIRNGAF